One genomic region from Esox lucius isolate fEsoLuc1 chromosome 24, fEsoLuc1.pri, whole genome shotgun sequence encodes:
- the LOC105006340 gene encoding uncharacterized protein LOC105006340 isoform X2 → MNNNLPVDSVKGSINDLTIQCSFNALIPTATKTKSSSTTYYIGIYNGTVDNGVPSSPKAIFFSTLAVDLANPNTTVTNNITTSTTVSSSTTVHTLGLQHTLSQALLILLGVLVLSVM, encoded by the exons ATGAACAACAAT CTACCAGTTGATTCTGTGAAGGGCTCAATCAATGATCTGACCATCCAGTGCTCCTTCAATGCTTTAATCCCCACTGCTACTAAAACCAAGAGTAGCAGCACCACCTACTACATCGGCATCTACAACGGAACTGTTGATAATG GAGTCCCGAGCTCTCCTAAGGCAATTTTTTTCAGCACATTAGCTGTGGACTTGGCAAACCCCAACACTACTGTAACGAACAACATCACAACCTCCACTACTGTGTCTTCTTCTACAACTGTCCACACCTTAGGCCTGCAGCACACCCTGTCTCAAG CCCTGCTGATTCTCCTAGGGGTGCTAGTTTTGTCGGTCATGTAA
- the LOC105006340 gene encoding integumentary mucin C.1 isoform X1 produces MAPPTTTTTTTTVPPTTTATTMAPTSTTPMATTTTATNTATTMTQIIATTHSVTLLTKNISSEGCGETVICASEPARCDPARSASCIFASANQTTGLTFFFELQGQSSGYIALGLTTDFSQEGNVSTFICAKKNSNVNFFTANIVNGNLTMNNNLPVDSVKGSINDLTIQCSFNALIPTATKTKSSSTTYYIGIYNGTVDNGVPSSPKAIFFSTLAVDLANPNTTVTNNITTSTTVSSSTTVHTLGLQHTLSQALLILLGVLVLSVM; encoded by the exons ATGGCTCcacctactactactaccaccacaactACGGTTCCACCTACTACCACTGCCACAACTATGGCTCCTACTTCTACCACACCTATGGCTACTACAACTACGGCCACAAATACAGCTACTACTATGACTCAAATTATTGCTACAACTCATTCTGTAACTTTGCTCACT AAAAACATCTCAAGCGAAGGGTGTGGAGAAACTGTGATTTGTGCTTCCGAGCCAGCACGATGTGACCCAGCCAGGTCTGCTTCCTGTATCTTTGCCTCTGCCAACCAGACCACAGGACTGACATTTTTCTTTGAGCTTCAAGGACAATCCAGCGGCTATATTGCCTTAGGCTTAACCACAGACTTCTCACAG GAAGGTAATGTCAGCACCTTTATTTGCGCAAAGAAAAATAGCAATGTGAACTTCTTCACCGCGAATATAGTCAATGGAAATCTGACTATGAACAACAAT CTACCAGTTGATTCTGTGAAGGGCTCAATCAATGATCTGACCATCCAGTGCTCCTTCAATGCTTTAATCCCCACTGCTACTAAAACCAAGAGTAGCAGCACCACCTACTACATCGGCATCTACAACGGAACTGTTGATAATG GAGTCCCGAGCTCTCCTAAGGCAATTTTTTTCAGCACATTAGCTGTGGACTTGGCAAACCCCAACACTACTGTAACGAACAACATCACAACCTCCACTACTGTGTCTTCTTCTACAACTGTCCACACCTTAGGCCTGCAGCACACCCTGTCTCAAG CCCTGCTGATTCTCCTAGGGGTGCTAGTTTTGTCGGTCATGTAA